One genomic window of Micropterus dolomieu isolate WLL.071019.BEF.003 ecotype Adirondacks linkage group LG06, ASM2129224v1, whole genome shotgun sequence includes the following:
- the mbnl1 gene encoding muscleblind-like protein 1 isoform X5 yields MAMNMAHIRDTKWLTLEVCREFQRGTCSRSDQECKFAHPAKSCQVDNGRVIACFDSLKGRCSRENCKYLHPPPHLKTQLEINGRNNLIQQKNMAMLAQQMQLANAMMPGTQLPPMVRGHTRMNIPQLLHMPMFSMTPGLATNASAAAAAAAFNPYLSPVSPGLMPQEIMPSTPVLMASSHTVSQVPNSAAAAAQKLLRTDRLEVCREYQRGNCSRGENDCRFAHPADSTMIDTNDNTVTVCMDYIKGRCSREKCKYFHPPAHLQAKIKAAQHQVNQATAAAAMGIAPNVMAPLPKRAALEKANGASAMFNTSMLQYQQALASMQFQQQAAFLPSGSILCMTPAASVVPMMHGGNPATVSAATTSATSVPFATASTNQDSSLSKLTTNEYMQLIPIISADHLSSHKYLTQM; encoded by the exons ATGGCGATGAACATGGCACATATCCGTGACACAAAGTGGCTGACACTTGAGGTATGCAGGGAGTTCCAGAGGGGCACGTGCTCGCGCTCTGACCAGGAGTGCAAGTTCGCTCATCCGGCCAAGAGCTGTCAGGTGGACAACGGACGGGTCATCGCTTGCTTCGACTCACTCAAG GGCCGTTGTTCCAGGGAGAACTGCAAGTACCTGCACCCTCCTCCCCACCTAAAGACCCAGCTTGAGATCAATGGCAGGAACAACCTGATCCAGCAGAAGAACAtggccatgctggcccagcagATGCAGCTCGCCAATGCTATGATGCCTGGCACCCAGCTACCACCTATGGTGAGGGGACACACACGTATGAACATACCACAGCTACTCCACATG CCCATGTTCTCAATGACGCCAGGTCTGGCCACCAACGCcagtgcagcagctgcagctgcggCCTTTAATCCCTACCTGAGCCCTGTGTCACCAGGCCTGATGCCACAAGAGATCATGCCCAGCACCCCCGTCCTCATGGCCTCCAGCCACACTGTCAGCCAAGTCCCCAACTCTGCGGCTGCTGCAGCCCAGAAACTGCTGAGAACGGATAGACTTGag GTGTGTAGGGAATATCAGAGGGGCAACTGCTCTCGGGGGGAGAACGACTGTCGCTTCGCCCACCCCGCAGACAGCACCATGATCGACACCAACGACAACACCGTCACCGTGTGCATGGACTACATCAAGGGCCGGTGCTCCCGGGAAAAGTGCAAGTACTTCCACCCGCCGGCCCATCTGCAGGCCAAAATTAAGGCTGCCCAGCACCAGGTGAACCAGGCCACAGCCGCCGCGGCCATG GGCATCGCCCCTAATGTCATGGCTCCCCTGCCCAAGCGGGCAGCCCTGGAGAAAGCCAACGGGGCCTCTGCCATGTTTAACACCAGCATGCTCCAGTACCAACAGGCCCTGGCCAGCATGCAGTTTCAGCAGCAGGCTGCTTTCCTCCCATCAG GCTCAATATTGTGCATGACACCTGCAGCCAGCGTTG TTCCCATGATGCACGGTGGTAATCCAGCCACTGTGTCTGCAGCCACCACATCTGCCACAAGCGTTCCCTTCGCAACTGCCTCCACCAATCAG GACTCTTCCTTATCAAAGTTGACTACCAACGAATACATGCAATTG ATTCCAATAATATCTGCAGATCATCTGAGTAGTCACAAGTACTTGACTCAAATGTAG
- the mbnl1 gene encoding muscleblind-like protein 1 isoform X6: protein MAMNMAHIRDTKWLTLEVCREFQRGTCSRSDQECKFAHPAKSCQVDNGRVIACFDSLKGRCSRENCKYLHPPPHLKTQLEINGRNNLIQQKNMAMLAQQMQLANAMMPGTQLPPMVRGHTRMNIPQLLHMPMFSMTPGLATNASAAAAAAAFNPYLSPVSPGLMPQEIMPSTPVLMASSHTVSQVPNSAAAAAQKLLRTDRLEVCREYQRGNCSRGENDCRFAHPADSTMIDTNDNTVTVCMDYIKGRCSREKCKYFHPPAHLQAKIKAAQHQVNQATAAAAMTQSAVKSLKRPLDATFDLGIAPNVMAPLPKRAALEKANGASAMFNTSMLQYQQALASMQFQQQAAFLPSVPMMHGGNPATVSAATTSATSVPFATASTNQLTTNEYMQLIPIISADHLSSHKYLTQM, encoded by the exons ATGGCGATGAACATGGCACATATCCGTGACACAAAGTGGCTGACACTTGAGGTATGCAGGGAGTTCCAGAGGGGCACGTGCTCGCGCTCTGACCAGGAGTGCAAGTTCGCTCATCCGGCCAAGAGCTGTCAGGTGGACAACGGACGGGTCATCGCTTGCTTCGACTCACTCAAG GGCCGTTGTTCCAGGGAGAACTGCAAGTACCTGCACCCTCCTCCCCACCTAAAGACCCAGCTTGAGATCAATGGCAGGAACAACCTGATCCAGCAGAAGAACAtggccatgctggcccagcagATGCAGCTCGCCAATGCTATGATGCCTGGCACCCAGCTACCACCTATGGTGAGGGGACACACACGTATGAACATACCACAGCTACTCCACATG CCCATGTTCTCAATGACGCCAGGTCTGGCCACCAACGCcagtgcagcagctgcagctgcggCCTTTAATCCCTACCTGAGCCCTGTGTCACCAGGCCTGATGCCACAAGAGATCATGCCCAGCACCCCCGTCCTCATGGCCTCCAGCCACACTGTCAGCCAAGTCCCCAACTCTGCGGCTGCTGCAGCCCAGAAACTGCTGAGAACGGATAGACTTGag GTGTGTAGGGAATATCAGAGGGGCAACTGCTCTCGGGGGGAGAACGACTGTCGCTTCGCCCACCCCGCAGACAGCACCATGATCGACACCAACGACAACACCGTCACCGTGTGCATGGACTACATCAAGGGCCGGTGCTCCCGGGAAAAGTGCAAGTACTTCCACCCGCCGGCCCATCTGCAGGCCAAAATTAAGGCTGCCCAGCACCAGGTGAACCAGGCCACAGCCGCCGCGGCCATG ACTCAGTCGGCTGTCAAATCACTGAAGCGACCCCTCGACGCAACCTTTGACCTG GGCATCGCCCCTAATGTCATGGCTCCCCTGCCCAAGCGGGCAGCCCTGGAGAAAGCCAACGGGGCCTCTGCCATGTTTAACACCAGCATGCTCCAGTACCAACAGGCCCTGGCCAGCATGCAGTTTCAGCAGCAGGCTGCTTTCCTCCCATCAG TTCCCATGATGCACGGTGGTAATCCAGCCACTGTGTCTGCAGCCACCACATCTGCCACAAGCGTTCCCTTCGCAACTGCCTCCACCAATCAG TTGACTACCAACGAATACATGCAATTG ATTCCAATAATATCTGCAGATCATCTGAGTAGTCACAAGTACTTGACTCAAATGTAG
- the mbnl1 gene encoding muscleblind-like protein 1 isoform X3: MAMNMAHIRDTKWLTLEVCREFQRGTCSRSDQECKFAHPAKSCQVDNGRVIACFDSLKGRCSRENCKYLHPPPHLKTQLEINGRNNLIQQKNMAMLAQQMQLANAMMPGTQLPPMVRGHTRMNIPQLLHMPMFSMTPGLATNASAAAAAAAFNPYLSPVSPGLMPQEIMPSTPVLMASSHTVSQVPNSAAAAAQKLLRTDRLEVCREYQRGNCSRGENDCRFAHPADSTMIDTNDNTVTVCMDYIKGRCSREKCKYFHPPAHLQAKIKAAQHQVNQATAAAAMTQSAVKSLKRPLDATFDLGIAPNVMAPLPKRAALEKANGASAMFNTSMLQYQQALASMQFQQQAAFLPSVPMMHGGNPATVSAATTSATSVPFATASTNQDSSLSKLTTNEYMQLIPIISADHLSSHKYLTQM, from the exons ATGGCGATGAACATGGCACATATCCGTGACACAAAGTGGCTGACACTTGAGGTATGCAGGGAGTTCCAGAGGGGCACGTGCTCGCGCTCTGACCAGGAGTGCAAGTTCGCTCATCCGGCCAAGAGCTGTCAGGTGGACAACGGACGGGTCATCGCTTGCTTCGACTCACTCAAG GGCCGTTGTTCCAGGGAGAACTGCAAGTACCTGCACCCTCCTCCCCACCTAAAGACCCAGCTTGAGATCAATGGCAGGAACAACCTGATCCAGCAGAAGAACAtggccatgctggcccagcagATGCAGCTCGCCAATGCTATGATGCCTGGCACCCAGCTACCACCTATGGTGAGGGGACACACACGTATGAACATACCACAGCTACTCCACATG CCCATGTTCTCAATGACGCCAGGTCTGGCCACCAACGCcagtgcagcagctgcagctgcggCCTTTAATCCCTACCTGAGCCCTGTGTCACCAGGCCTGATGCCACAAGAGATCATGCCCAGCACCCCCGTCCTCATGGCCTCCAGCCACACTGTCAGCCAAGTCCCCAACTCTGCGGCTGCTGCAGCCCAGAAACTGCTGAGAACGGATAGACTTGag GTGTGTAGGGAATATCAGAGGGGCAACTGCTCTCGGGGGGAGAACGACTGTCGCTTCGCCCACCCCGCAGACAGCACCATGATCGACACCAACGACAACACCGTCACCGTGTGCATGGACTACATCAAGGGCCGGTGCTCCCGGGAAAAGTGCAAGTACTTCCACCCGCCGGCCCATCTGCAGGCCAAAATTAAGGCTGCCCAGCACCAGGTGAACCAGGCCACAGCCGCCGCGGCCATG ACTCAGTCGGCTGTCAAATCACTGAAGCGACCCCTCGACGCAACCTTTGACCTG GGCATCGCCCCTAATGTCATGGCTCCCCTGCCCAAGCGGGCAGCCCTGGAGAAAGCCAACGGGGCCTCTGCCATGTTTAACACCAGCATGCTCCAGTACCAACAGGCCCTGGCCAGCATGCAGTTTCAGCAGCAGGCTGCTTTCCTCCCATCAG TTCCCATGATGCACGGTGGTAATCCAGCCACTGTGTCTGCAGCCACCACATCTGCCACAAGCGTTCCCTTCGCAACTGCCTCCACCAATCAG GACTCTTCCTTATCAAAGTTGACTACCAACGAATACATGCAATTG ATTCCAATAATATCTGCAGATCATCTGAGTAGTCACAAGTACTTGACTCAAATGTAG
- the mbnl1 gene encoding muscleblind-like protein 1 isoform X4, translating to MAMNMAHIRDTKWLTLEVCREFQRGTCSRSDQECKFAHPAKSCQVDNGRVIACFDSLKGRCSRENCKYLHPPPHLKTQLEINGRNNLIQQKNMAMLAQQMQLANAMMPGTQLPPMPMFSMTPGLATNASAAAAAAAFNPYLSPVSPGLMPQEIMPSTPVLMASSHTVSQVPNSAAAAAQKLLRTDRLEVCREYQRGNCSRGENDCRFAHPADSTMIDTNDNTVTVCMDYIKGRCSREKCKYFHPPAHLQAKIKAAQHQVNQATAAAAMTQSAVKSLKRPLDATFDLGIAPNVMAPLPKRAALEKANGASAMFNTSMLQYQQALASMQFQQQAAFLPSGSILCMTPAASVVPMMHGGNPATVSAATTSATSVPFATASTNQDSSLSKLTTNEYMQLIPIISADHLSSHKYLTQM from the exons ATGGCGATGAACATGGCACATATCCGTGACACAAAGTGGCTGACACTTGAGGTATGCAGGGAGTTCCAGAGGGGCACGTGCTCGCGCTCTGACCAGGAGTGCAAGTTCGCTCATCCGGCCAAGAGCTGTCAGGTGGACAACGGACGGGTCATCGCTTGCTTCGACTCACTCAAG GGCCGTTGTTCCAGGGAGAACTGCAAGTACCTGCACCCTCCTCCCCACCTAAAGACCCAGCTTGAGATCAATGGCAGGAACAACCTGATCCAGCAGAAGAACAtggccatgctggcccagcagATGCAGCTCGCCAATGCTATGATGCCTGGCACCCAGCTACCACCTATG CCCATGTTCTCAATGACGCCAGGTCTGGCCACCAACGCcagtgcagcagctgcagctgcggCCTTTAATCCCTACCTGAGCCCTGTGTCACCAGGCCTGATGCCACAAGAGATCATGCCCAGCACCCCCGTCCTCATGGCCTCCAGCCACACTGTCAGCCAAGTCCCCAACTCTGCGGCTGCTGCAGCCCAGAAACTGCTGAGAACGGATAGACTTGag GTGTGTAGGGAATATCAGAGGGGCAACTGCTCTCGGGGGGAGAACGACTGTCGCTTCGCCCACCCCGCAGACAGCACCATGATCGACACCAACGACAACACCGTCACCGTGTGCATGGACTACATCAAGGGCCGGTGCTCCCGGGAAAAGTGCAAGTACTTCCACCCGCCGGCCCATCTGCAGGCCAAAATTAAGGCTGCCCAGCACCAGGTGAACCAGGCCACAGCCGCCGCGGCCATG ACTCAGTCGGCTGTCAAATCACTGAAGCGACCCCTCGACGCAACCTTTGACCTG GGCATCGCCCCTAATGTCATGGCTCCCCTGCCCAAGCGGGCAGCCCTGGAGAAAGCCAACGGGGCCTCTGCCATGTTTAACACCAGCATGCTCCAGTACCAACAGGCCCTGGCCAGCATGCAGTTTCAGCAGCAGGCTGCTTTCCTCCCATCAG GCTCAATATTGTGCATGACACCTGCAGCCAGCGTTG TTCCCATGATGCACGGTGGTAATCCAGCCACTGTGTCTGCAGCCACCACATCTGCCACAAGCGTTCCCTTCGCAACTGCCTCCACCAATCAG GACTCTTCCTTATCAAAGTTGACTACCAACGAATACATGCAATTG ATTCCAATAATATCTGCAGATCATCTGAGTAGTCACAAGTACTTGACTCAAATGTAG
- the mbnl1 gene encoding muscleblind-like protein 1 isoform X2 — protein sequence MAMNMAHIRDTKWLTLEVCREFQRGTCSRSDQECKFAHPAKSCQVDNGRVIACFDSLKGRCSRENCKYLHPPPHLKTQLEINGRNNLIQQKNMAMLAQQMQLANAMMPGTQLPPMVRGHTRMNIPQLLHMPMFSMTPGLATNASAAAAAAAFNPYLSPVSPGLMPQEIMPSTPVLMASSHTVSQVPNSAAAAAQKLLRTDRLEVCREYQRGNCSRGENDCRFAHPADSTMIDTNDNTVTVCMDYIKGRCSREKCKYFHPPAHLQAKIKAAQHQVNQATAAAAMTQSAVKSLKRPLDATFDLGIAPNVMAPLPKRAALEKANGASAMFNTSMLQYQQALASMQFQQQAAFLPSGSILCMTPAASVVPMMHGGNPATVSAATTSATSVPFATASTNQLTTNEYMQLIPIISADHLSSHKYLTQM from the exons ATGGCGATGAACATGGCACATATCCGTGACACAAAGTGGCTGACACTTGAGGTATGCAGGGAGTTCCAGAGGGGCACGTGCTCGCGCTCTGACCAGGAGTGCAAGTTCGCTCATCCGGCCAAGAGCTGTCAGGTGGACAACGGACGGGTCATCGCTTGCTTCGACTCACTCAAG GGCCGTTGTTCCAGGGAGAACTGCAAGTACCTGCACCCTCCTCCCCACCTAAAGACCCAGCTTGAGATCAATGGCAGGAACAACCTGATCCAGCAGAAGAACAtggccatgctggcccagcagATGCAGCTCGCCAATGCTATGATGCCTGGCACCCAGCTACCACCTATGGTGAGGGGACACACACGTATGAACATACCACAGCTACTCCACATG CCCATGTTCTCAATGACGCCAGGTCTGGCCACCAACGCcagtgcagcagctgcagctgcggCCTTTAATCCCTACCTGAGCCCTGTGTCACCAGGCCTGATGCCACAAGAGATCATGCCCAGCACCCCCGTCCTCATGGCCTCCAGCCACACTGTCAGCCAAGTCCCCAACTCTGCGGCTGCTGCAGCCCAGAAACTGCTGAGAACGGATAGACTTGag GTGTGTAGGGAATATCAGAGGGGCAACTGCTCTCGGGGGGAGAACGACTGTCGCTTCGCCCACCCCGCAGACAGCACCATGATCGACACCAACGACAACACCGTCACCGTGTGCATGGACTACATCAAGGGCCGGTGCTCCCGGGAAAAGTGCAAGTACTTCCACCCGCCGGCCCATCTGCAGGCCAAAATTAAGGCTGCCCAGCACCAGGTGAACCAGGCCACAGCCGCCGCGGCCATG ACTCAGTCGGCTGTCAAATCACTGAAGCGACCCCTCGACGCAACCTTTGACCTG GGCATCGCCCCTAATGTCATGGCTCCCCTGCCCAAGCGGGCAGCCCTGGAGAAAGCCAACGGGGCCTCTGCCATGTTTAACACCAGCATGCTCCAGTACCAACAGGCCCTGGCCAGCATGCAGTTTCAGCAGCAGGCTGCTTTCCTCCCATCAG GCTCAATATTGTGCATGACACCTGCAGCCAGCGTTG TTCCCATGATGCACGGTGGTAATCCAGCCACTGTGTCTGCAGCCACCACATCTGCCACAAGCGTTCCCTTCGCAACTGCCTCCACCAATCAG TTGACTACCAACGAATACATGCAATTG ATTCCAATAATATCTGCAGATCATCTGAGTAGTCACAAGTACTTGACTCAAATGTAG
- the mbnl1 gene encoding muscleblind-like protein 1 isoform X1, whose amino-acid sequence MAMNMAHIRDTKWLTLEVCREFQRGTCSRSDQECKFAHPAKSCQVDNGRVIACFDSLKGRCSRENCKYLHPPPHLKTQLEINGRNNLIQQKNMAMLAQQMQLANAMMPGTQLPPMVRGHTRMNIPQLLHMPMFSMTPGLATNASAAAAAAAFNPYLSPVSPGLMPQEIMPSTPVLMASSHTVSQVPNSAAAAAQKLLRTDRLEVCREYQRGNCSRGENDCRFAHPADSTMIDTNDNTVTVCMDYIKGRCSREKCKYFHPPAHLQAKIKAAQHQVNQATAAAAMTQSAVKSLKRPLDATFDLGIAPNVMAPLPKRAALEKANGASAMFNTSMLQYQQALASMQFQQQAAFLPSGSILCMTPAASVVPMMHGGNPATVSAATTSATSVPFATASTNQDSSLSKLTTNEYMQLIPIISADHLSSHKYLTQM is encoded by the exons ATGGCGATGAACATGGCACATATCCGTGACACAAAGTGGCTGACACTTGAGGTATGCAGGGAGTTCCAGAGGGGCACGTGCTCGCGCTCTGACCAGGAGTGCAAGTTCGCTCATCCGGCCAAGAGCTGTCAGGTGGACAACGGACGGGTCATCGCTTGCTTCGACTCACTCAAG GGCCGTTGTTCCAGGGAGAACTGCAAGTACCTGCACCCTCCTCCCCACCTAAAGACCCAGCTTGAGATCAATGGCAGGAACAACCTGATCCAGCAGAAGAACAtggccatgctggcccagcagATGCAGCTCGCCAATGCTATGATGCCTGGCACCCAGCTACCACCTATGGTGAGGGGACACACACGTATGAACATACCACAGCTACTCCACATG CCCATGTTCTCAATGACGCCAGGTCTGGCCACCAACGCcagtgcagcagctgcagctgcggCCTTTAATCCCTACCTGAGCCCTGTGTCACCAGGCCTGATGCCACAAGAGATCATGCCCAGCACCCCCGTCCTCATGGCCTCCAGCCACACTGTCAGCCAAGTCCCCAACTCTGCGGCTGCTGCAGCCCAGAAACTGCTGAGAACGGATAGACTTGag GTGTGTAGGGAATATCAGAGGGGCAACTGCTCTCGGGGGGAGAACGACTGTCGCTTCGCCCACCCCGCAGACAGCACCATGATCGACACCAACGACAACACCGTCACCGTGTGCATGGACTACATCAAGGGCCGGTGCTCCCGGGAAAAGTGCAAGTACTTCCACCCGCCGGCCCATCTGCAGGCCAAAATTAAGGCTGCCCAGCACCAGGTGAACCAGGCCACAGCCGCCGCGGCCATG ACTCAGTCGGCTGTCAAATCACTGAAGCGACCCCTCGACGCAACCTTTGACCTG GGCATCGCCCCTAATGTCATGGCTCCCCTGCCCAAGCGGGCAGCCCTGGAGAAAGCCAACGGGGCCTCTGCCATGTTTAACACCAGCATGCTCCAGTACCAACAGGCCCTGGCCAGCATGCAGTTTCAGCAGCAGGCTGCTTTCCTCCCATCAG GCTCAATATTGTGCATGACACCTGCAGCCAGCGTTG TTCCCATGATGCACGGTGGTAATCCAGCCACTGTGTCTGCAGCCACCACATCTGCCACAAGCGTTCCCTTCGCAACTGCCTCCACCAATCAG GACTCTTCCTTATCAAAGTTGACTACCAACGAATACATGCAATTG ATTCCAATAATATCTGCAGATCATCTGAGTAGTCACAAGTACTTGACTCAAATGTAG
- the mbnl1 gene encoding muscleblind-like protein 1 isoform X8, with the protein MAMNMAHIRDTKWLTLEVCREFQRGTCSRSDQECKFAHPAKSCQVDNGRVIACFDSLKGRCSRENCKYLHPPPHLKTQLEINGRNNLIQQKNMAMLAQQMQLANAMMPGTQLPPMVRGHTRMNIPQLLHMPMFSMTPGLATNASAAAAAAAFNPYLSPVSPGLMPQEIMPSTPVLMASSHTVSQVPNSAAAAAQKLLRTDRLEVCREYQRGNCSRGENDCRFAHPADSTMIDTNDNTVTVCMDYIKGRCSREKCKYFHPPAHLQAKIKAAQHQVNQATAAAAMGIAPNVMAPLPKRAALEKANGASAMFNTSMLQYQQALASMQFQQQAAFLPSVPMMHGGNPATVSAATTSATSVPFATASTNQDSSLSKLTTNEYMQLIPIISADHLSSHKYLTQM; encoded by the exons ATGGCGATGAACATGGCACATATCCGTGACACAAAGTGGCTGACACTTGAGGTATGCAGGGAGTTCCAGAGGGGCACGTGCTCGCGCTCTGACCAGGAGTGCAAGTTCGCTCATCCGGCCAAGAGCTGTCAGGTGGACAACGGACGGGTCATCGCTTGCTTCGACTCACTCAAG GGCCGTTGTTCCAGGGAGAACTGCAAGTACCTGCACCCTCCTCCCCACCTAAAGACCCAGCTTGAGATCAATGGCAGGAACAACCTGATCCAGCAGAAGAACAtggccatgctggcccagcagATGCAGCTCGCCAATGCTATGATGCCTGGCACCCAGCTACCACCTATGGTGAGGGGACACACACGTATGAACATACCACAGCTACTCCACATG CCCATGTTCTCAATGACGCCAGGTCTGGCCACCAACGCcagtgcagcagctgcagctgcggCCTTTAATCCCTACCTGAGCCCTGTGTCACCAGGCCTGATGCCACAAGAGATCATGCCCAGCACCCCCGTCCTCATGGCCTCCAGCCACACTGTCAGCCAAGTCCCCAACTCTGCGGCTGCTGCAGCCCAGAAACTGCTGAGAACGGATAGACTTGag GTGTGTAGGGAATATCAGAGGGGCAACTGCTCTCGGGGGGAGAACGACTGTCGCTTCGCCCACCCCGCAGACAGCACCATGATCGACACCAACGACAACACCGTCACCGTGTGCATGGACTACATCAAGGGCCGGTGCTCCCGGGAAAAGTGCAAGTACTTCCACCCGCCGGCCCATCTGCAGGCCAAAATTAAGGCTGCCCAGCACCAGGTGAACCAGGCCACAGCCGCCGCGGCCATG GGCATCGCCCCTAATGTCATGGCTCCCCTGCCCAAGCGGGCAGCCCTGGAGAAAGCCAACGGGGCCTCTGCCATGTTTAACACCAGCATGCTCCAGTACCAACAGGCCCTGGCCAGCATGCAGTTTCAGCAGCAGGCTGCTTTCCTCCCATCAG TTCCCATGATGCACGGTGGTAATCCAGCCACTGTGTCTGCAGCCACCACATCTGCCACAAGCGTTCCCTTCGCAACTGCCTCCACCAATCAG GACTCTTCCTTATCAAAGTTGACTACCAACGAATACATGCAATTG ATTCCAATAATATCTGCAGATCATCTGAGTAGTCACAAGTACTTGACTCAAATGTAG
- the mbnl1 gene encoding muscleblind-like protein 1 isoform X7 translates to MAMNMAHIRDTKWLTLEVCREFQRGTCSRSDQECKFAHPAKSCQVDNGRVIACFDSLKGRCSRENCKYLHPPPHLKTQLEINGRNNLIQQKNMAMLAQQMQLANAMMPGTQLPPMPMFSMTPGLATNASAAAAAAAFNPYLSPVSPGLMPQEIMPSTPVLMASSHTVSQVPNSAAAAAQKLLRTDRLEVCREYQRGNCSRGENDCRFAHPADSTMIDTNDNTVTVCMDYIKGRCSREKCKYFHPPAHLQAKIKAAQHQVNQATAAAAMTQSAVKSLKRPLDATFDLGIAPNVMAPLPKRAALEKANGASAMFNTSMLQYQQALASMQFQQQAAFLPSVPMMHGGNPATVSAATTSATSVPFATASTNQDSSLSKLTTNEYMQLIPIISADHLSSHKYLTQM, encoded by the exons ATGGCGATGAACATGGCACATATCCGTGACACAAAGTGGCTGACACTTGAGGTATGCAGGGAGTTCCAGAGGGGCACGTGCTCGCGCTCTGACCAGGAGTGCAAGTTCGCTCATCCGGCCAAGAGCTGTCAGGTGGACAACGGACGGGTCATCGCTTGCTTCGACTCACTCAAG GGCCGTTGTTCCAGGGAGAACTGCAAGTACCTGCACCCTCCTCCCCACCTAAAGACCCAGCTTGAGATCAATGGCAGGAACAACCTGATCCAGCAGAAGAACAtggccatgctggcccagcagATGCAGCTCGCCAATGCTATGATGCCTGGCACCCAGCTACCACCTATG CCCATGTTCTCAATGACGCCAGGTCTGGCCACCAACGCcagtgcagcagctgcagctgcggCCTTTAATCCCTACCTGAGCCCTGTGTCACCAGGCCTGATGCCACAAGAGATCATGCCCAGCACCCCCGTCCTCATGGCCTCCAGCCACACTGTCAGCCAAGTCCCCAACTCTGCGGCTGCTGCAGCCCAGAAACTGCTGAGAACGGATAGACTTGag GTGTGTAGGGAATATCAGAGGGGCAACTGCTCTCGGGGGGAGAACGACTGTCGCTTCGCCCACCCCGCAGACAGCACCATGATCGACACCAACGACAACACCGTCACCGTGTGCATGGACTACATCAAGGGCCGGTGCTCCCGGGAAAAGTGCAAGTACTTCCACCCGCCGGCCCATCTGCAGGCCAAAATTAAGGCTGCCCAGCACCAGGTGAACCAGGCCACAGCCGCCGCGGCCATG ACTCAGTCGGCTGTCAAATCACTGAAGCGACCCCTCGACGCAACCTTTGACCTG GGCATCGCCCCTAATGTCATGGCTCCCCTGCCCAAGCGGGCAGCCCTGGAGAAAGCCAACGGGGCCTCTGCCATGTTTAACACCAGCATGCTCCAGTACCAACAGGCCCTGGCCAGCATGCAGTTTCAGCAGCAGGCTGCTTTCCTCCCATCAG TTCCCATGATGCACGGTGGTAATCCAGCCACTGTGTCTGCAGCCACCACATCTGCCACAAGCGTTCCCTTCGCAACTGCCTCCACCAATCAG GACTCTTCCTTATCAAAGTTGACTACCAACGAATACATGCAATTG ATTCCAATAATATCTGCAGATCATCTGAGTAGTCACAAGTACTTGACTCAAATGTAG